GTTTCGTGGTGCGCGTCGAATTTTCATTTCAGTCATAGAAAGGGAACCATAATGGTCAGTCCAGGTGTACCAGTTCATCCCTTTGCCGAATACTGTATTTCCATAGTCACCGTTCATATTTGCATAATGGCAACTGTTATACCACCATCCTCCTAAAAATCTTTTTGCACAGTCGGTTACACTAGCATCGTTGTCTCGGTCATTTGTTGAAAACTCTCTGTTATCGTGATACGCTAAACTATCCCCTGCGGTGCCATTGTATCCATCCACGTGAAGCGTGTAGTTTCGAGATTCTTTTTCTACCGAAAACCTACTATACTGTGCATAGCGAGTTTCGCCGCCCCACTCCATGTCAATCCTCAACATACAGGGTTCGTCACTACATAAGGAGACAATTTTGTCATTGCCGAGCCAAAAGTTGCCATCCAAGTCTCCAAAGCCATGTTTGTACTCATCCCATGTTTTATTGAAGTCTGAAGCAGACACCCGCCTTTGGAAAACAGTCCATCCTCCATTGTCGGTCTCCATGTCACATCGGACGTCGAATGCAGATGTTTCCGATCCCTCTAGATAGACGGTATATACGCCAGTTTCGATATTTCCCTGCTCCAATACGCCTTGACAATCACCTGGAAATGTCACGGGAGAAGAAGAAGGTGTAGGACCGGCCGTATACTTCGTCCTAGCGATGTACTCGTCCAGCACAGACCTCGTCGCATTTTCAACAATATCCTTCAAATTTTCACagcaatatgtttttgtgtttgtcaCGACGACCTGCTCATTGCTGCTACATTGATCAACGTTGATCAAAACCTTGCAAAAAGTGGAGCCCACAACCACGAGAAAAATGGAAATTCTTAGGAACATGGTGCCTTGTCCGACGCTGAAGATCAACTGAACTATTTTTCGTTTTAATCATATTATGTTGcagatttgtttgtattattttcctCAATGATTGTTATCAGCACAAAGCTTTTTAACAAGCAAGACTGATATCAATAGGTATGGTAAGGAGTGAATACACGAACGATGAGTTTcagcttaaatggcaaacaATCAATAGggaaatataatgtatatattggATCGTCAACTACtattttgttgaatataaaGAAGGCAAACGCAAACCACTAAAGAAATACGGTTTTCACCATTTTAGGAGCTAACACtgcaacaaaataataatgtcgGAACTGTAAATGTTGCATCAATAACACCATAAGACCTCTCAATCGGTAGCGcaacttaaaagaaatatagttgTAAGGTTTAGTACTTCCTTTCATGGttcatgtgatttttttattacaactaTTTAATCAAAAAGGCAAAATCAAAACACTAAAGAAATAAGGTTTTCACCATAACACCGTTCAATCGGTAAGCGCacctgaaaaaatatatttgtaaggTAAGTACTTCCTTTAATGTTTcatgtgattttgtttataataactgtttaataaatatgtctCGTTCTAACACAAACCATTACCTTTGTAATACACATGCATATGTGTATTCTAATAGATCATGAAAGATGCGATCGGACCTAGCTGCCAGAATCCAAACTATGAGAACGGAGCCAGACATGAACGAAACAAGAAACCGAACATCGTAATACACACAGATATATACATTACTAATCAAAACACTAAAGAAATAAGGTTTTCACCATAAGACCTCTCAATCGGTAGCGcaacttaaaagaaatatagttgTAAGGTTTAGTACTTCCTTTCATGGttcatgtgattttttttattacaactaTTTAATCAAAAAGGCAAAATCAAAACACTAAAGAAATAAGGTTTTCACCAAAAGACCTCTCAATCGGTAGCGcaacttaaaagaaatatagttgTAAGGTTTAGTACTTCCTTTCATGGttcatgtgattttttttattacaactaTTTAATCAAAAAGGCAAAATCAAAACACTAAAGAAATAAGGTTTTCACCATAACACCGTTCAATCGGTAAGCGCacctgaaaaaatatatttgtaaggTAAGTACTTCCTTTAATGTTTcatgtgattttgtttataataactgtttaataaatatgtctCGTTCTAACACAAACCATTACCTTTGTAATACATATGCATATGTGTATTCTAATAGATCATGAAAGATACGATCGGACCTAGCTGCCAGAATCCAAACTATGAGAACGGAGCCAGACATGAACGAAACAAGAAACCGAACATCGTGATACACACAGATATATACATTactaatatgaactaaggcgctgtAGTCTAAGTTTTATAATTGCATCAAGTAAAGCATACAATCAGTGAAAGGAAAACGTTTgtaatacatacacaaacatggacgattatattgtttacatttacatgatatctttttcaaatgttaaactttattttttttatttttaaaggtgtTTTAATAAGTTCAACAATCgcaacatgtgtacatgtattgtctttatcaatcactttatataaacattataacacaaattaatttacgtttattttcataaacaaatgcAGTTAACGTGTTGTGTCATCTCCTAACTTTACAATCAAATCGATGTCAAAGACTCGTCAGTTGTAACTAAAAGTGTAGAAACAATCCACATGAATTAGCCAGAGATGtaccttaaattaaacaatttggCAAGGTTGTTTACGTACTTCAAAGAATGTTCTTGTAATGAAAGGAAAATTGTTTAGAAATAACCACAATTAGTGAATAATATTCCTAAcgaataaaacaacatttctgtcttaaaaacatgaatatttcgTCTAACAAATTCATCAGTTTTAGATATAATGAACAGTGacgaaaactacaggaacaaacCCGGTTACCAGAATTTGTTCAATGTTACAAAGTTAGTCCTATCATAAACCAAACAAgacaacaacacagacagacaaaacACATGAACAacaatatacagtcgaaactcgatggctcgatattctagggaccggccaaagtacttcgagcctcgagaatatcgagccaatcGGGATTGCTAACagaatgttatattttcatttgttacataaagtcttGTTTACCTCGTATGTTATTGGCTAAgctatctccgcaagagaaggaagagtatttatttGGCATAGTTACGCACCCTAAATTTCGTAATATGACTTATtcgattattagaaaatatcattttatttttttatttataataaaaatacatttatgcgaaaacaagcaattgtaaacagcgggtaacacaaacatagctttaaagttatatcaaatgcatagtaatttagggatggataacaattagagacattacttaaagtgatggcatgtttattcaaactgttaaaccattcaaattcgataataattataatatcagtcaagcaattttaatcaattaccttgtgctaaatgaagccaatcaaaTAAATCAAGGAGTGAGATTCTAAAttgaacccgcgaaaatgacatcgacacAAGCAAccaaatcaaagtgtgaaattcttgtttgggacCGTGAAAacgacttcgagcgtggagaaatatcgaccctcaagatatcaagccatccgatcgaaatttatatgaacaaagagtaaataaaaatcggtccttttaatttggttcgagccaacgagaatatcgagccatgagatatcgagccaacgagtttcgactgtatatactAATAAATGGCGTTGTTGTTAACGCCTTGGAACGCTCAGCAAAACATATTAGCTGAACCGCACACTTTTCCCAATAGTTAACAACAACTGCAAAAGTGTAAGCCTTGTCGGAGCCAAAGTTCCAATCTTTGTTATACAGTCATCGtccaacaaaaacaaaaaatttgTAAGCCACCTTCAGATTCTGATAGAATAACGATAGCCGTGCAATCACTATAAAATAAGagaaacaatttcaacataaaaacTCCAATACCCATTTAAGTGGTGCCAtagcatttaaatacatacaatacaaaaaagaaagacaaaGATCCACCAAGTATTCATAGAAAGTGATCAATGCAATAAGTTGTGAAAAtactaaatgaaataaacaccaccaacacttAACATTACGTACATTATGCGAAATGTCATTGATGAAAAAGGTGGCAGATTCAAAAGCTTGTTGACTTTTGATTCAAATCTTCTATTCAAATGCCAATTATTGTCATATAGTTAATCTTACACATAAACCTAGACTTGTTACGttatacatgtttgtacaatgaTCTTGTCGCTTTAATAGATAATTTGCATATAACATTGCAGCTTAGTACATTACGATGCTAAAGACAGTTTCATAATCCCAAAACAATGACAGACAACCCATTAATCATGacacaatatattgaaaattcACAAACAGTTAACTTAAATATTCACTTCATATTTTGCTACAAATACGtcttaattatttacatttttcaaatatttatattttacttattcaAGTCATTGCGGAGATGGAGATAGGGcacaaaattatgtgaaaaataaaaaatattgtttactctTTCTATCTGACCAggattaaaatacatgtacgttATAACTACGGCAATCTTAACTTAATTTATGAATCCCTCATGCTAGAGTTCACTTATCTAACTGACCAGTTACGCCAACGTCGTATATCTGAAAACTTTAGAAAAATTCTGCATAACGTCTTTACGCTCATATTCAGGATTTTACACTGTATGTGTCTTTTCATCTTTCGGATACAAATCAACCgttgaatgatattttatttattgaaaaaaaaaacacctgagatgaatttaaaacacaaaccaATTATAGTCCTTCTTTAATTTACTTCATTGACACCTCACCATATAGCATGAAGACAGACAACAATTAGACGTACAGTCAAAccacgttggctcgaactcgcttggcttgaCCTCTTCATTGACTCAagctggatgtaaaggaccgatttcaaTTTActaaaggtaagcattcccgcttggctcgaatattTGGGAGCTTGACGCATATTtgccggtcccttggagttcgagcaaacggaGTTTGGctgtatttcaaaatcaattcgTGACTTAATAATTGTGCTCGATACTGCAATTTAAGTCATCAAAATACACATTATTTGATAATATGTATACGCTGATAGTTTTTGAGCCGTGTAGGAAGAGTTTCAGTTTACATCAGATTGAACAAACGCAATAAACAGGAATATAATGTCAAGTTGTGTATGGACACGCAATGTTTTGGTAATGCTCAAGTTCTTTCGCTATACAATAGGAGAACAAATACACTGcatattgcaaaaacaaaaataacagaaacCAATTGTATAACAGTGAGTTAAGTTGTCCGCTCGTTAGTGTGCACATTAATGTGACTGAACTGTTCatagaaaatacttaaaaattaaacaaattctGAACACTATGCCTAGCGTTTACCGAACCAATGATTTTACCAGTTCTATAAAAATTGCTGCAGgttattgaataatattgcCCATCCACCTTCAAGTCCTGAGAGTCACGTTGCTCAGGGTAGGGACTGCAAAAGGTGAAATGAtcgaattttgaaaatgaaacgGGGCATAAACAAAGTGGTATGGCTCGTTGTTTCgatacaaatattgataaacatcATGCCTATAACGAGTGTACCCACGTTTGGTAAATATTGAGAGGGAGATGATACAGTTAAGGAGAAGACGAGATCCTTTTGTCTGGCCTTGcgcaaatatatatatcattgcaATGATCTTCAACACAACATGATTGcagttttaaattaattcaaCTTACGATAGAACATGCATAGTTTTTATTTGACCGAAACAATGATCGAATAGGATTGGCAACTTCTGTTTTTATGCCAATTTGCCATTGGTGTCCCATTTGTATTTGGTTTCCCGGATAGACgtacaaaactaaaaaaaaacaggtcGTCACATTTCATTGTGCAAGTTAACAAACAAGTATCGATGAATACTAAGCACAAGGTGATTATTAACCTACTTGAAATCAATGTTTTtgacaacaaaacaaatcagaaaCGCAATGGTGCATGATTGCCGAACTTATCGTGATTGATAAATCATTGGATATAGTATTATTCAAATAAGTATTATAGTGACAAAGTGAACACTGTAATAATGTCTGCTGCATGGTATATATTGATTATGCATGACGTACAGTCAAACGCAAATACTTGGAGGAAGACTTTCGgtttaagcaaaataatgaaacaggAATATAATGCGAAATCGAATAGACAcgctttgttttattaacttcCTTTTTGTAATAACATATGTACAACCTTTGATGACACAGCAACTTTTCATTATATGAGTTCCTGCTACAGATGGTTTAAAATATTACGTAGTGAACatttgttacatgtatatgtatttgaattcAGCATAAACATTATCTACAGGCTAAGGAACAGGGTTGCAAGCATTTTGCAACTTCAAATATCATGCAATAAAAAATCcttattgatttaatgaaatatatcaaaacaaataccaatcagaaattgaaaatcatatttattaagGCATAAGGAAATgtcaaacataacataaatttCTGTATATGTGGCAAAACAATTTGGAAAGGCGATCCTTCGAAAGTATTAACTACACACAAAGTTTGAACATAGCAGTTTCAGTCGACGTCCCCTACCAACGCCAGTTTTCTAAGAATTCATTTCATTTGAGCTGATATATGTTTATtcttacaatatttcaaagatgtTAATTACAATGTAAGATTCGTAAACAAATATAGTGTTATACtagtttaaatacatttctgTACATGCCATATATGTATGAATAAGCTGCAATATTTGAATGTATGATAAGGTTCAACCACATAGAGGATTATTGTTTGTTACAGTACAGGATAAACAATACTATTCACTGAGTGAGCACCTAAAGTTACATTTTACGAGTTAAATATGTTCATTGTGTGTTCACGACGTAACAATTTTTGCAATCTGACACTGAAACAAATTATGTTCCTTTTTGTCATGCTTacaatcaataaaaaacaatactaaATCAAACTTTAAGTGGAAAATCGTAGCAAAATTAGGTAAATAATATCTTAATCGGAAATGACGTCTTTGATTATTCTTCCCGTTTTCGATCATTCAGAGTTTTATTTTCATCGTTAATTTATCAATGTCATATTAGGAATCCATTACTGTTTGTTCAAAACACCTGTTAAAGGATTTGAACACTTGTTGAATACTAGGAATACATCTGTTTATCTTCTTATCCAATCTTCCAGAGCCTTCCATTTGTTCAGGTTTATACTACTTAACAAAAGTGAAATACTGTTGGATTATATGGGTAACTTTAAATATGAAGATGATTGCAAGATGACATATGAGATATAGACGAAAACGTGCagatacaaacaaatatttcacttatattttGCTCGTAAACATtgctttttttatcattctaaAAAGAGGtaatttaaaaagttgaaatagATGCTATGTATTAGTGTTATATTTGGAAATATTAGTTATCAGTACATTGGAAAAAGTACAAATCAACACTGCCCTTTCTGATATTAgtgaaaaaacataacaacatcCATAAACAATGTGTTAACTCTTGCATGCAAATGGATATTTTGGACAAGCGAATATATGTGTTGTTCATGATTGTTACCTAAGGCAACCGTGTGTCATCACTTCAAAGGCCTTACGGCAGCAGCAGGTTTTCTGTCTCGACATATTTAAAGTACGGCATACGCTATTCCACAAGGTGTGACTGTTACAGTCTGTGACTATGGGATTGATGCGGCGGGCCTATAATTGCTATTAGTCGTAGATAGTTTAGACCCCACAAATATTGCGGCCCTTATTGTTTTCCATAGCAcacattgattttgaaattcattGCTAAAACCGTATTTACTGCCTTGACACCTTTCAGGTACTTGGACCGTAGTTAACACACGtcttataatttaattaaggtaagaaatataatgaaaaccatATGTTGTTGACCTTTAACGAAACTTAAACTGGACTGTACATTGAATGATATCCGATATCACGCTCTAGTCCGTTTCCTGGCTTGAAACCAGTACTGGTCTCCATTTTGAGAAACAGTGTTGGATACCTTGGTTGGATGTGGAACCTACAGTGTCTTGAGTGCGTGAGGGACACATATACTACTTAATCTCTTTCACTCTGAACAAGTTGCATTTGTGTAAAAAGTAAGAATATAAATTGCTCAATTGACATGCTCCCATTTGGTGTAACTTAATAATTCATGATTTCAAAAAGGATAtaagttataatatttatataaattgtatggcTGATATCTTGCGATTGATGAAAATTGTACTTAACAGTTTCATCTCcctaacaatattttaaacctTTGCAAGATTTATTTATCAAGATATGttgttaaactatttttattacatcaaaaagtatattttcacACACGTTGACCTTTATTTAAGTTTCTGAATATGAAACTCTTAGCTCTTGATATCATACTTTCAGGGGAAATACTTTTTTGGAGATCGGCAGTCATTTAAACACTTACATTTTGAATCAGTGTCAATGACTGGCATTCAGGACATTATGTTTGAATCTTTACGCTTATGGTTAATAATTGGCTGATTATCAGTTGTCTGACCGTCATTCATTACAGGGCATAGAGCTTTAAACAATAGGCCcgtatgttgttttaaaaaaggtgTACATTTGGGGTAGTATACGCAAGGACAAAAGCATGCATAATTTTCATCTTAATTGGTCTCCTGAAGTTTAATGGAAGATTGTCGCTGTTTTGTGTCTAATAGCTTAACTGCAGTTTATCGGCTATATTTTATCGTCATCGATGTGGTGCAAAATCAACATACTTGCGGGTTTGATCGAACAGTGACGACAGTTCTTTCTATATTTTTTAACGGAAACGACATAAGTAATGAATAACAATTGCTACTAGATTAATCATTGCCAGATTCTAGTTAAGTTTTATGATCGATGAAAAGCAAAAACGATTACATGAAACACCAAATACAAACACTTTTGTGATCcgttcaaacaaaataatcgCGTTTCCTTGCTTAtccaaaagttttttttattgcataattgttATACCATGTGTATCTCATATTTTTCGTTTAACGGATCGCCCATATCCTAGACTGGTTTCAACTCATTATTCGTCGTGTTGTtcacaattaaaatgtttggaTTAAACTTAAAGTATCAGAAATTGCATGATCCAATTGAACTCAATTATCTATTTCAACCCTCAAGTCAAAGGCTTAACGTAAGTCCTAGGGAAAGATGTAATGCCCAAAAGCTCTCCCTAAACTGTATTAACCTGCATACGCCTATGTTTATACATATACGTAATATGAGTTTAACC
The Mya arenaria isolate MELC-2E11 chromosome 12, ASM2691426v1 DNA segment above includes these coding regions:
- the LOC128212097 gene encoding tenascin-R-like; translation: MFLRISIFLVVVGSTFCKVLINVDQCSSNEQVVVTNTKTYCCENLKDIVENATRSVLDEYIARTKYTAGPTPSSSPVTFPGDCQGVLEQGNIETGVYTVYLEGSETSAFDVRCDMETDNGGWTVFQRRVSASDFNKTWDEYKHGFGDLDGNFWLGNDKIVSLCSDEPCMLRIDMEWGGETRYAQYSRFSVEKESRNYTLHVDGYNGTAGDSLAYHDNREFSTNDRDNDASVTDCAKRFLGGWWYNSCHYANMNGDYGNTVFGKGMNWYTWTDHYGSLSMTEMKIRRAPRN